ccttttcctgtccctacaggcccttgtaacTGGGTCTTTCCAAGATCATTGTCTCGAAATCATGGCTATCCTCAGGCGCAATGCTGGAGGATCAGTAATCACTGGCAGCAAAGACTAGTTTCTCAGCTCCTTTATTCTCATAGGCAAGTAGATCTTGTTTAGAAGCTTTCCAAATCAACACACAAAACCTAGAAAGgtgatgtttctgaaaaaaCGTGTCCACGCTGAGAAGCAGCTCTGTAGTTATCACTACAGACCTTTAATTCCATGTCCTACCTTGCGCCCATAGAGGACAGGGTTGTAATTTCCCCATTTAACCTGCCACACATCAAGTGTTATTATGCcctaaatttgcattttaaaagggtGTTTAATGACTCCTCAGGCAGAGTTACTGGCTCTTTGAAGCACTCTGTCTCCAGGTGGTTTTGGTGCGCTTACTATTTCTCCTATCACATTTTTCACTGGTAATTCATAAACTTCAATAACACCAAGAGCCCAGTAAGATATGAGCTGCTGTTCGCAAGCGTCTCCCCATTCTGCTCTGCCAGCCTCCCCTACGCTGACTAATTGCTCATTTGATGTGATTACACAGAACAAGTACTTCTTGGAATAACAATTCAGCAATCTGCTGTGCTCATCTGCACAAGTGCTTCATTGTAAGCTTGCCAGATTTAGTACCTTTTTGGCACCTTCCTCCAACAAAACTGCCACTTTTCTTACATGGAAATATGTCACACCAAAATTAGGGATAAAAGTACATAAATACACTGAATTCTCCTGAAGTGTTCGATATTCAGCTCGAGGTTGCAAGTGCCCAAACCTCTGCAGAATCACTAGTAGAGATAACTGCTTGAGCAGGAAGGTTAAAGTCTGCGACCAAGGTGTGAGGAACACAAACCACGGACACCAGTGGGGGTTAACAGCATTTGCCTTGGGCATATCAGAACAGTGACCTTCCCAGCATCCATCCCTTGTGATCTGGAACAAACTGGTGCTTCAGTTTTGGAGACAGGCTTAGAGACAGGCTGTAGGAACAATGAAATGGCTTTCCATGCCTGACATCCCTCCAGCTGTGTCACAGCCAGAGCACAGCCCATTGCATTTCCTGACTGCTCTGATTCTGAATCCAGCACTTGCATGGGCTGCATTATCACAGTCCATAAACACCACCTTGAGAGGGTCTCTTTACAGAGCAGCAAGCAGTTTTATCAGTATGATGGGGACTAACAGAGACACCCTTCCACACAAGCCAGCTGTGTCAAGGCAGCACATTCAACAGAAGGTCACTACCATAGAAACCTTGAGCTACTGAACTTCAAGCAGCACCTAAACAAGCCAAAGGTACACAAAGAAAAAGGCCCAAACCTTGACCCACCTGACCTCAAACACTCCCAAGAGGTGGAAATAATCACATCCCATCTGCGATTTTTACCTGGAGGCAATGCTATCCTGGTTCATACCACCACAATCTTTTCTACCACATCTTTCATAGCATTTTAACACACTTCAGGCTGTTCAGCCTCATTATAAGCACAAAGGAGACTGGAAGAGAATTTCTGAGAAACTACCAGAACAAAACCCTGACCCTCCCATGAGGATCCTGGGACTATGATTCTGAAGGCTTTACCCAAGCTGTCCATGAATAATGTATTAAAAGCTATCCATCTACTTGTTTCAAAGGATGAAGGTTACTTGTAGCTTAGTGCAGGCCAAAGGGACCTGATCCAACAGACAACTTACGAATGCACTGATGTCTGCAAACGATTTCCACTGGAGAGAAACTTCCGTGAAGCTGCAGTTTAGCAAAGTGGGAATCTTAACTGAGCTTCAAACAACAATTAGTGAAGAAAGCTGAGGGAACTGCAGGCACAGGAGAATTTTCTGCCAGGCACAAACCCCAGAGTTAAAGGTTGGAGAGCTGGTTTCCCCTGCGTGCTACTTCCTTAAAGACACAAAATGCTTTGGTATCAAAACATACAGTACAAGACCCACACTTCagcatttattaattaaatgcATTAACCTCAGATAAAAATGGTCAAGTAAGACTTTGCAAAGAAACACCAAACTTTgtctgaagaagagagaaaataaggcCCTGTAAAAGTTTTGCCATGTCTTCTGGGCTGCTCAAGATCAAGACACTACCTTATGGTTCAGAATGAAAGTCACAAGAATCACAGCACCGCTGAGATTGAAATGGACCTCTGAAGACTGCCTGTGCCCAGCCTCTCTGCTCAACACTGGTTCAACTATAGCAGATTgctcaggactgtgtccagaGGTTTTTTACCCTaatttagtgttttcttttaccTCTTCTCTGAAGAAGtctttctgaataaaaaattTTCTGACTGTTGACTATGCAATGAGTACATTGGCATTACTTAACCCACCCAAACTCTCTCAAGAAATGAACGCTTGAGGAACCAAGTCCTCTCTCTGGTATCCAGTATTAGTGCTAACCTCTAGCAATGCCAACTCGATCATGAACATTGAAAGGACTAGCTGGAATAGAACTACCTGCGCATGTGTCATGTCCTCTTAGCTGAACCCAACCCTTACACTCCTTTGGGGCTTGCCCATTTTAGTCTGCCCAAGGTCTAAGGCTCCCAGGCACCGTGAGCCAGGGCATCATAATGCAGCCTACATTGAGCAGCCCGTACACTCAGGAAGGGAGAATCTGATCATTACTCCCATCTCCTCCTAGGCTGTAACATTCACTAACTTTAGAAGAAGTTTAAGGATAATATTTCAACTTACTTTAAACACACCACACCAGACTTATTGGTAAGAGCATGACAGTAGGTTGCTTCTATTCAGCTTAGTTATAAAACCATGTAATTTGACTTTATGTTAATAGAAATATACCAACCTATCTCTCGTCCCAAATGAGATGATCGCAGAGACCCTGCTGAGGACACGACAGCACAGCGACCCAGGTGGCCCACCGTTTCACTGAGGCTTTTCCCTGGTAGGTATCGCTGCCATTCAGAGGTACCAAAAGGACCGTCCGATCCCTGTATCATGGTGACGTTCACCCTGTCTCGTagctggcagagcagcttctctgggcttaGTTTAGCAGCATTCATGTCCCCCTTGTAAGTCACATTGTACTTGTTCATGGACAGGTAGTTTTTTCTGACCTTCTGCAGCCTGGGTATGAGATTTCTGGATGAACTGTCCTTATCCCACACCTTCATAGAGTCTGTTACTTTCTTGGACTTCTCAGCTGTTCCAGAGATGCTGCCTTTTACTTTGTTGTGATTACCAAGCCACGTTTTGGGTATCTCCCCCAGTTCACCGGCTGCTTCACGGAAAAGGCCCTGTGATTTACGTGGGTTCCACTTTTCTGAAGTCTGTAAATCATCGATCTCAGTCTTGAAAGGAACATAGTAGCTTCTTCTCGTCTCTCTCCACAGGCAAATTGTCAGCGCTACCAGTATCACCACAAGAACACACATTAATTTTTTCAACACATTCATGTGAACCATAGTGTATGGTACATCCAAATGGAACACTGAACACAGGGCAGGAAGCTGGtcctgggagaaaggaaaacatctcaGTCAGGGCTGCatgcacaggcacacacataCCATAGAATGTTTGGATTAGAAGGGACTTTgaagaccatccagttccagcccctctgccatgggcagggacacattccacgagaccaggttgctccaagccccatccaacctggacttgaatatatatatatatacatgaaaGTTATAAACATCAGTATGTGGGCAACagaaggggagaaagagaaCATAGGGGTAATTTTACAATTTCAGGCTATTTAAAGATCTCATTTCAAAGTCCACCACCTCAAACACTAAGCAGAAGGACTTGAGCTGCCTATTAGCCTCAGACACTAACAGTGGTCTGAGGCCACTGCCACTCAAACCTTTTTCCTATTCCCTTCCACAAATGACAGTCAAGTTTAACCTTACCAGTATCATACCAGCAGCAGGGTAAGTctccattttgctttcattcatcTCCCATCCCAGCCAGCCAATATCCAAATCCCACCACTAGCATATCCAGAACTGAGCTCCTACTTGACCATAGTAATGAATACTAGTGAAGCATATAATGGGGCATATAACTGTGGGGAGGAAAACCCAAAAGCTATGATTTCATGAACACCAGGAGCTTCACTAGCCTGGTACTGATACACATGGTGACTTCCCA
This genomic window from Strigops habroptila isolate Jane chromosome 8, bStrHab1.2.pri, whole genome shotgun sequence contains:
- the ST6GAL1 gene encoding beta-galactoside alpha-2,6-sialyltransferase 1 — its product is MVHMNVLKKLMCVLVVILVALTICLWRETRRSYYVPFKTEIDDLQTSEKWNPRKSQGLFREAAGELGEIPKTWLGNHNKVKGSISGTAEKSKKVTDSMKVWDKDSSSRNLIPRLQKVRKNYLSMNKYNVTYKGDMNAAKLSPEKLLCQLRDRVNVTMIQGSDGPFGTSEWQRYLPGKSLSETVGHLGRCAVVSSAGSLRSSHLGREIDSHDAVLRFNGAPIRGFQEDVGQKTTIRLVNSQLVTVEEQQFLVEALYNTGILIVWDPAPYHAEIHEWYKKPDYNFFESYKLYRSTHPEQPFYILNPKMQWQLWDILQENSLEQIQPNPPSSGMLGIVIMMTLCDEVDVYEFLPSKRQTDICHYYQKFHDRACTMGAYHPLLFEKNLVKRINQGTDEDIYIHGKATLPGFRNVHC